Part of the Paenibacillus kyungheensis genome, TGTACTTGTACCAAATAACAATACACAGGTAAATAAAATCAAAAAACGGGTTATGTAGGTACTTCTCATAAATAAATATATCCTCCTTAACAATAAGTACGTTCCTTCTAGTTATAGCATACTATTGTGTCAGGTAGCGTATCAATTCTATAATGTCCAACGATACGTTTACACATGTTTATCTATAAATATTCAAAAAAATTGTAATTCATGAACTATTGAAGTCGGGTAATATAATAATGTAAAGAAGTAAGAGTAAGGAGAGGCTAATAGTTATGAATAAGGTAGAAGTCATACAATCTGCACAGAGTGAATGGACATGGTATCGAATGAAAGATGTGAAGCTTCTTATGGAGCATCCTGATTTTGATGAACATTTGCAGAAATGGGCGCAGGAAAGCCTGATGTGTACGCACAATCGAATAGCTTCTATTTATTATAAAGAAAAAGACCAAAATTATATTAGTGGAACATTAGCGATTAATATGAATCCGGATCACTGGGAAGATATCAATATATTGCATTACTATATTGATGCGAATCGAATGATCACTATCGGCGATAATACATGGTTGTTACATGATATGAGTAATGAAGAGTGGGATCAATATATTTTGGGCTGTGATTATCCAGTCGATGGGTTTATGTTTGTCGTGAATGCGATTATTCGTGCATTTTTCGGGCGAATGGATGAGATTGAGATGCAATTGAAAGAGATCGAATTTAAAATGAAAGAAAATAATGGCGGGAAATTATTGCGGGAAATTGTAGATTTGCGTAATCAGATGACACGCTGGAACGTGCAGACAGTAGCGCTGAAAGAAATCCGTTTTGCGATCGAAGAAGTATTCCCTGATCTGGTCAAAGACGCGCAGACATTCCATACGTTAAAAGTAAGATTATCCCGTATTCAAATGCTTCAAACAGCCTATGAACATGAAATAGATACATTACTCAAAATCGATGATAACGTAGCAAATTACCGTTCTAATAATATTATGAAAACATTAACAGTCTTTACGGTATTACTAACACCGATGACCGCCTTAGGTGCGATCTGGGGAATGAATTTTAAAAATATGCCGGAATTAGAATGGAAATGGGGTTATTTAGCTTCATTGATTTTGATCTTCGGACTGACTGGCTTAACGTACTGGTGGCTCAAACGTAAAGGGCTGACCGGAGATATTTTGGATATGAATTTAGAACATCAATCCAAAAGTAAGCG contains:
- a CDS encoding magnesium transporter CorA family protein gives rise to the protein MNKVEVIQSAQSEWTWYRMKDVKLLMEHPDFDEHLQKWAQESLMCTHNRIASIYYKEKDQNYISGTLAINMNPDHWEDINILHYYIDANRMITIGDNTWLLHDMSNEEWDQYILGCDYPVDGFMFVVNAIIRAFFGRMDEIEMQLKEIEFKMKENNGGKLLREIVDLRNQMTRWNVQTVALKEIRFAIEEVFPDLVKDAQTFHTLKVRLSRIQMLQTAYEHEIDTLLKIDDNVANYRSNNIMKTLTVFTVLLTPMTALGAIWGMNFKNMPELEWKWGYLASLILIFGLTGLTYWWLKRKGLTGDILDMNLEHQSKSKRKKNIPHSK